The DNA window CCTGTTCAATGACATTCTTTATCTTTCCTACTACTATACCCTCACTTATTTGACAAATTTTCATTATCTCTTCACCCCGAACGGGAGATTGAAACGCCTTCATCTCGTCTTTTTCAAGTACTTCTTTGATTTTCTCATCAACGATCTCAAAGTTTCTCATGTACTGATCTGCCTTGTCCGGATTTTTCGTTGTGATGTCCGCACGGCATAGGAGCATCAAACTCTCCACGTCATCCCCCGCCTCCACAATTAATCTTCTGACCGCGCTGTCGGTAACCTCTTCGCTTACGAGAGCGATAGGTCTGAGATGGAGATACGTCATCTTCTTTGCAAATTTGATGGTTTTGTTGGAAAGCTTTAATCGTCTACCCAAATCCTCCACCATCCGCGACCCCAAGACCTCATGTCCATGAAAAGTCCAACCTTTATCTTCCTTGAACTCTTTCGTATCGGGTTTTGCGATATCGTGAACGAGTGCGGAAAATCGGAGGTCTAAGTCTTCGGACATCTCCGCAAGGTTGTCGAGAACTTCAAGCGTATGCCAGAATACGTCTTTGTGGTGATATCTCCCTACTTGCTCGACTCCTATGGTCGGAATCATCTCGGGGAGGACGATTTCGAGCAATTCGCTCCCTAAAAGACCCGCAATGCCGACAGAAGGCTTTGGCGAGGCGAGAATCTTCAGCAGCTCGGAAGTTATTCTCTCCTGCGATACTATCGAAAGCCTTTCTTTCTCCTTCCGGATCGCCCGAATAACCCCGCTGTCAACTTCGAACCCCAATTGAGAAGAAAACCGAATCGCTCTCAGCATTCTCAACGGGTCTTCATCAAACGTTTCCACAGGATCGAGGGGAGTTTTTAGAACTTTCTTTTCGAGGTCTTCCCTTCCGCCGAAGGGGTCTATCAGGTTACCGAATTCAGCCTCATTCAAGCGCACAGCCATTGAATTTATTGTAAAATCTCTCCGCCTTAGATCTGTGTGAATATCCGCCGGTTCGACCGTAGGCTTACGTGAGGATTTAACGTACTCTTCCGAGCGCGCCGTAGCCACCTCGATTTTTAAATTCCCCTTTGTCAATTCAGCTGTGCCGAATTTTTCCCATGCAACGATAGAATCCGCATTTAAAGTTTTTTTCATCTGCTTGGCGAACTTGATCCCATCCGAAACGACGACAATATCCAGGTCGAAATTTGTTTTACTCAACATGGCATCCCTGATGGCGCCGCCGACGAGATATACTTCTATCCCCTTTTCATCCGCTAAACCGCCGATAGCGTGCAGTAATTCCAATTCCGGCAGATTTATTTCATTATTAGTAATGTTCGAGCTCTTCATAAGGCTGTCAGCAGCAGCAGTTGAAAGTTACTATTTAGAGAATTCATCGTTTTATTCAATTAAATTTCATAAAATGTTTGTTGTTAGTCAGAATATTCCCCATCTTTAATTCTTGACTAAGACCCGAACTCAATTTAAATTTCAGCCGATGCATTGTAAAGAATTCTTTTCATTTTTAACATTGGTACTGTTACCTCTGATATCCGTTTCAGCGCCGGTTTCCGTATTGGCTCAATCTGTTATCTGCGAGGTGACAGTTGAGGCTACGAGACTCCCTCCGAAAGAACAGAACGATCTCAGAAATCTTGCGCGGAGTATGGAAGCGTACATCAACGAGTTCGAATACACCGACGAAAGCTATGACGTAACATTCCAAATGAAGATTCAGGTGTTCGTGGAAACGGTTTCGGAGGCGGGTTCAGAAAAACTATATCACGCCAAGGCGGCTATATCGAACAATTACGATCAGCGCTATTTCGATAAACGCTGGGTCTTCGTTTACCGGCCGAACGATCCGCTTTATCACAGCGGTATGTTTCACACTATAACCGGCTTTCTCGATTTCTATGTCAACCTTCAATTAGGCGGGGAATTCGACCTGATAGAACCTCTCCAGGGGAGCCGTTATTATAATGCGGCTCGTGAAATCGCCGGAAGAGCAAAGACCAGTTCTTATTCTCAGGGGTGGAACAATAGAGCAGTCAGGGTAGATGAAATATCCTCAAACTGGCGGTTGAGAGAGGCAAAAGGTAAATACAGTGACTTCCTATATTTCCTATCTGAAGAAGATAAATCGGACGAGGCTCTTATGAATTTCAGGGACTTTTTAGGATTATTCCGCGATATTTTCGATTTGAATTCGCTCGACAAATACTCAATCGAATTCCTGAACGCCCATGCCACCGAGCTCAGTGACGCCCTCTTTTATTATCGTGATCCGGACCTGTACGAAGATTTGATAACGGTTAATCCCACAAACCGGGAAACATATCAAAGTTACTTAGATAGATTAGAATATTGAATCCGCGCTCTGAGTCTGAAGTTTATTATTTTTAAAACTCTTTCGATATAAACCTCTTTATCATTTCAACACGACCATCTTCCTCGTCCGGATGAAATCGCCCGCCTTGAGCCTGTAGAAATAAATTCCGGAAGCGACGCTTGACGCATCCCATGTTACCTGATGAACCCCGGCAGCGATTCTTTTGTCAATAAGACGCGTTACCTCTTCTCCAAGAAGATTATAGACTGTGAGCAACACCTTTCCTGACTTCGGGAGGGTGTATTCTATCATGGTACGAGGGTTAAACGGGTTCGGGTAGTTCTGCTTTAGAGAGAAGGAATTAGGCATCATACGCTGCTCATCTTCAATGCCGATAACGACTGATCCTATTCCCTGCAGTACCTGACCGCGTAATTCGCCACCCGAATATGCCGAAGTATGGATATTTACGTAGATGTTGCCATTGAGGAGCTCGGTAACCAGATCACTTGTCAAGGGTTCGACAGTGTCGTCCCAAGCCCATTCTCCTCCTCCGAAGTTTCCGTCGAAGATGATTGTTTTAACAATCGACCCATTTTCACCTGTTGCCGCATTGTGAAAGTGTGCTGCGGTGACGGTCAAACCCTGAACCGTCATCTGGTATTCAAGCACATAGCCGGCTGATAAATCGTCCGGAAACAGAAACAATGCGGCTGTTCCGGAAGCATCGGTAGTTACGGGCTGAACTACCTGCTCTCCACTTAACTGTGCCGTAAATCCCTGGACACCAAATACGTTTCCACGAATCTCTCCTCCGGGATTATCATTTGTGTGGACGTTTATGTAAATCCTTCCGGCAAGTAGCTCAGCCATAAGCTCAGGAGTAAGTGGCTGAGATGCGTCAGATGCCGTCCATTCTCCCTCGGCGTAACCTCCTACAAAAGTGATGTCTTTGACAATCTCTCCATCGGAGCCGTATGAGGCATTATGGAAATGTGCTAATGTCACCAAATCCGGGTCAAAACCTGAGATAGTAATCTCATATACGACACGGGTCTGGTCAGAATCAACCGCGATGATAGCAGTGCCTGTACCCGTAGTTGTCACTGGCGTGACTTCCTGAGCGCCGTCGAGAATTGCATAACGAGACGATTGAGGCACCATAACGACCTGATCGCGTATTTCGCCACCCGAATTTGCATCAGTGTGAATGTTGAGGTATACATTGCCCATGAGAAGATCGTTTACGAAACTATTTTCCACAACCAACGGTTCGCTGGTGAATCCCACGCCGGCATGGTTATCGACCAGCTCGACAGGGATAAGAATAGATCCGGTAACGCCCACAGCACCTTGATGGAAGTGCGCTCCCGTTGGTGTGAGCCCTTCAACGTTTATGGAATATCCGAATATTCTTTCATTTTCGCCCGCATAAAAAAAGAATCCCGTACCGTGAGCCGATGTTGTTACGGGGGTTGGTACGTTCTCCCCTGACAGCGAAGAGCTAAAAAGGATTACCGGCATAACATTACCTCTTATCTCACCCTCCGGGTTGCTTGCGGTGTGGATATTAATATACAATCTGCCGGCGAGCAGCTCATTCACGAGTGCGGCAGTGAGAGGGTCGGTGCCGTCGGTCCTCGACTAGGTGCCGGAAATCGTAAGTCCACCGCTGAAGTCGAGAGTTTTAACTGCAGTTCCCTCAGCGTCAAATCCGGCGTTGTGGAAGTGCGCTTCCGTTGGTGTGAGCCCTTCAATAGTGATGTGGTACTCGAGTTCGGTCTCATCTTCGCTCAAGCTGAGTGAGGCTGTTCCCGTGGCTGGCGAAACGACTTGAGGAATAACGAACTCACCCAATATTTCGGCGGTAAAGTGAGTCCTGTTGGACGAAGCAACTAAGCTCGAAGCGAATAAAAGCACGGCAAAAATCATGATAGTAAAAATTCTGCCCATTTTTACTCCTTTCTCGGTATTTGAATGCGATTAAGTTGTATAACTAATTTAGTAACGATTGAGGAGCGTGTCAAGTCGCTTTTGTAGATTCCACAAAACGATTGAATGAATTCACGATTCTTCCGGGCAATATATCAAACCTGTTCGGATAGATTAGAATATTAAAATCGCGCTGTAAAAATGGCTCGAAGGCCTGTGAATCGGAGAGATTCTTTAGAGTATTCCTTCGTGACCCTGGAACAATCTAACCTACCCTCATCGTCATTGCGAACACCGATTTATCAGTGTGAAGCAATCTCGGTTTCTCAAGTACATCAATCAATGAGATTCCTTCGTCGCCCCGAAGCTTCGGGGCTCCTCGGAAAGACAATGATTTATGCTATTTACTTCAACAGCACCATCTTCCTCGCTTGAACAAATGTAGGGGACGCAGACCTGCGTCCCATGACTTCTAATCTGTAAAAGTAAACCTCCGATGCCAGACAGCTGCGTCAGTGCGGTCAGGGCCTGTCCGGCTATGCCGTCCAAACGGGTGAGCCCTGACCCGAACGTTATAAAAACCGTTGATACGGTTATGGTATTTTCTGGTCTGTCGTCTACATACCCCTTGATAAATCAAGGGGTTAATGAGAGGTGGAATCTTACCAGCCCCCGATTTCAATCGGGGGTAATAAACGTGCAAAAGGATACTATCAAACCGTTTTAACGGTTTTTTAAAATCGTGTGACACAGCCATTTTAGTGTAGACTATTCATGTGGCCCGAACCCACACGTTCATCTCCTTATTTTTTAAACTCTTTCGATATAAATCTCTTTATCATTTCAACACGACCATCTTCCTCGCTTGAACAAATGTAGGGACGCAGACCTGCGTCCCATGACTTCTAACCTGTAAAAGTAAATCCCCGATGCGACGCTTGATGCGTCTCAATGAAATGTTCGCTTACCTGCTTCCTGTAGTCTACCGCAAGTTAGAATTCCCATCCGACTATAAGTCCGATACTTTCTTTTTACCGAGGAGGTAATAAGACAAGGCGATACTACTGCTGTAAAGGTCTTTTATTATCTCTTCGTCGCTGACCTCCCTGAGCTCTTGCACAACTTTTCTTTCCCTGAAAAGATAAACCGGATGCGTCATCAGCCAGAGTAAGGCAGCTATGATACCGATAAATCTGTTAAAGTCCGCGCTCATCAGAGAGTATCCCAGAGCAAGCAGTTCTATGAATATTCGAGCAGGCAGCAATTTTATCAGGTTTCTCATCGAATAGTTTTTTATCATCATGATCATACTGTTTCTGTGATTCAGGTATTTCTTTTTAAACTTCTCCGCGGAAAGCGTCCCGCCCGATTGGTGATATATCACGCTCTCCGGCACGAATTTTATCTTATAACCCTTTAGATGCAGTCTCCAGTTCAGGTCTATTTCTTCCATATGGGCGAAAAACAGTTCGTCTAAAATACCGACTTCATCCAAACTGGACTTCCTCAATATGCAGGCGGTTCCGGATGCCCAGAACAGTTCTACAGGTTGGTCGTACTGCCCCTCGTCCCTCTCGATCGTCGCTATTATTCTCCCGCGCGCGAACGGATAGGCGTATTTGTCCATGAGTCCTCCGGCAGCTCCTGAATAATCGAACATACTTTCATCTACGATAGACAATATTTTCGGTTGACATGCAGCGACTCCTTTATCTTCCTCCATGCTCTTCACTAAATGCGAAAGCCAATCGGGACTCACTTTCACGTCGTTATTGAAAAGAACTATATAATCGGCTTTTTCGGATGCTAAGATTCCGGCATTGCAGCCGCCGGCATACCCCTTGTTGGAGTTGAGTTTTATCAGTTTCGCCGAAGAGAATTCGCTCTCTACCATTTTAACGCTTCCGTCCGTAGAAGCGTTGTCCACGATGATAGTTTCAAAATTGGAGTAGGTGGTACCGCTCAGTGACCGGAGACATTCCCTTAGCATCTCCACCCCGTTGTAATGGGGTATGATTATGCTTACGAGAGGTGTATCATCCAAGCCGGTTATATTTAGGGGTTGTCCCCTGAAACCGATTCCTCGGTAGTTTTGATTTTTGCCTGTATTTCGTTCATTCGGAGCCGGGCGTCGCTGTCGGCGGGATAACTGACAAGCCACTCTCGCAGTACGTCCACCGCTGACTCGTATTCATTGCCGAGTTCATAGGCAGAAACGAGCATTCCCACCGCTCTCCCCGAGTTCGGCTGCTCACTGACGAGTTCACTGAAAATATTGGCAGAGGTCGTATAGTCTTCAAGATCTCTCAAATAATAGGAGCCGAAAACCATCTTCTCATTGAACGTATTACGTGGATCGGAGATTAATTTTTCGAGGCGTACCCTCATTTTCTCCGGAAATCCAGCCTCTTTTTCCATCGCACCAATCTGGAGCTGAGCCATTTTGCTGTTGATTGCGATCACCGACTCCGGCATCACTTTCTCCATCGATGCCAATAACCCTGCCAGCTTACTCTTATTTCCCTCAAACATATAACGGTAACCGAGCTGGAGGAAGGCGGAACGGTAATTCTGAAGTAATTTTTTTATATTCGGATTGATATATACATCCGGATTATCGAGATTCCGGTATTTGTAATTCTTCACTAAATTTTCTTCTATTTTCAGCGGATCGATCAACTCCGAATATAGCGGTTCTTTTCTTTGCGGAGTGCCGTCCGGGTTCATCGGTATAGAAGAGGCGGATAGTACCCTGAACGCAAGACCGTCCATTCTTAAAAACCTCTCAAGCCCTAATTTGTTATCGGGCGATACCGTAACGGCAAAATAAATCGGCTTCCGCCAGCTGTTTTGCTCTAATATGTGCAGAATCATCAGATCCTGAATTCTAAGAGCCGAAAACCTGCTTGTGTTGACAGTAGGGTTAACTTTCCATTCAAAGGAAGTGGGATTCCCTTCGTCGTCGGCGGGACCGGCAATAGCTACTTTTCGTCCTTCTTTGGGCCACTGGCGCAGGAACATTCCGTCAATTTGAGCGTCTGTGAGACTTATCGGAACTCTCGGCTCGTTATCCCGGAGCTGCTTTATATACCAGGGTGTGTTCAGAAGACTCAGGTTTACGACCCTGACGTCTTTTCGTATTCCTTCTACCTCCTGCAAGTACCAGACAGGAAATGTGTCGTTGTCTCCGTTAGTAAAGATTACCGCGTCCGGTTCCGTCGTAGCGAGTATGTTATAAGAGTAATCCCACGCAACGTAATTACCGGAACGGTCATGCTCCTTGTAGTTTTTCGCCATCATATTGAACGGAACGATGAAAAACAACAGAGCGGCAAGAGCGCCTGACGAATACATCTGAGTCCTTTTATCATGGATGTATTTCACCAAACTATTCAGTAATCCGGTAGCGCCGATCCCTATCCAGATTGAATACGCCATGAATGAACCGATGTATGAGTAATCTCTTTCCCTCGGCTGAGGATCCTCCTGAT is part of the Candidatus Neomarinimicrobiota bacterium genome and encodes:
- a CDS encoding HD domain-containing protein, with the protein product MKSSNITNNEINLPELELLHAIGGLADEKGIEVYLVGGAIRDAMLSKTNFDLDIVVVSDGIKFAKQMKKTLNADSIVAWEKFGTAELTKGNLKIEVATARSEEYVKSSRKPTVEPADIHTDLRRRDFTINSMAVRLNEAEFGNLIDPFGGREDLEKKVLKTPLDPVETFDEDPLRMLRAIRFSSQLGFEVDSGVIRAIRKEKERLSIVSQERITSELLKILASPKPSVGIAGLLGSELLEIVLPEMIPTIGVEQVGRYHHKDVFWHTLEVLDNLAEMSEDLDLRFSALVHDIAKPDTKEFKEDKGWTFHGHEVLGSRMVEDLGRRLKLSNKTIKFAKKMTYLHLRPIALVSEEVTDSAVRRLIVEAGDDVESLMLLCRADITTKNPDKADQYMRNFEIVDEKIKEVLEKDEMKAFQSPVRGEEIMKICQISEGIVVGKIKNVIEQAILDGVIPNDHDASYDYLIENKDKWLSEFQG
- a CDS encoding DUF4835 family protein codes for the protein MAQSVICEVTVEATRLPPKEQNDLRNLARSMEAYINEFEYTDESYDVTFQMKIQVFVETVSEAGSEKLYHAKAAISNNYDQRYFDKRWVFVYRPNDPLYHSGMFHTITGFLDFYVNLQLGGEFDLIEPLQGSRYYNAAREIAGRAKTSSYSQGWNNRAVRVDEISSNWRLREAKGKYSDFLYFLSEEDKSDEALMNFRDFLGLFRDIFDLNSLDKYSIEFLNAHATELSDALFYYRDPDLYEDLITVNPTNRETYQSYLDRLEY
- a CDS encoding CHRD domain-containing protein; amino-acid sequence: MNELLAGRLYINIHTASNPEGEIRGNVMPVILFSSSLSGENVPTPVTTSAHGTGFFFYAGENERIFGYSINVEGLTPTGAHFHQGAVGVTGSILIPVELVDNHAGVGFTSEPLVVENSFVNDLLMGNVYLNIHTDANSGGEIRDQVVMVPQSSRYAILDGAQEVTPVTTTGTGTAIIAVDSDQTRVVYEITISGFDPDLVTLAHFHNASYGSDGEIVKDITFVGGYAEGEWTASDASQPLTPELMAELLAGRIYINVHTNDNPGGEIRGNVFGVQGFTAQLSGEQVVQPVTTDASGTAALFLFPDDLSAGYVLEYQMTVQGLTVTAAHFHNAATGENGSIVKTIIFDGNFGGGEWAWDDTVEPLTSDLVTELLNGNIYVNIHTSAYSGGELRGQVLQGIGSVVIGIEDEQRMMPNSFSLKQNYPNPFNPRTMIEYTLPKSGKVLLTVYNLLGEEVTRLIDKRIAAGVHQVTWDASSVASGIYFYRLKAGDFIRTRKMVVLK
- a CDS encoding CHRD domain-containing protein; translated protein: MGRIFTIMIFAVLLFASSLVASSNRTHFTAEILGEFVIPQVVSPATGTASLSLSEDETELEYHITIEGLTPTEAHFHNAGFDAEGTAVKTLDFSGGLTISGT
- a CDS encoding glycosyltransferase family 2 protein gives rise to the protein MLRECLRSLSGTTYSNFETIIVDNASTDGSVKMVESEFSSAKLIKLNSNKGYAGGCNAGILASEKADYIVLFNNDVKVSPDWLSHLVKSMEEDKGVAACQPKILSIVDESMFDYSGAAGGLMDKYAYPFARGRIIATIERDEGQYDQPVELFWASGTACILRKSSLDEVGILDELFFAHMEEIDLNWRLHLKGYKIKFVPESVIYHQSGGTLSAEKFKKKYLNHRNSMIMMIKNYSMRNLIKLLPARIFIELLALGYSLMSADFNRFIGIIAALLWLMTHPVYLFRERKVVQELREVSDEEIIKDLYSSSIALSYYLLGKKKVSDL
- a CDS encoding DUF2723 domain-containing protein → MFRSFKDSDRVQVYVALAVLIAALLTYFDTVAPTVSFWDTGEYIATAYTLGVPHPPGAPFYLLLARIFTMFPIGDDIAYRVNLLSVITSALTVMFTFLIILKFIRQWHGELKSGLDKLMAYSGGVIGAMSFAWSDSFWFNAVEAEVYAVSVLFTALVVWLALHWLEHEDEGGASHYLLMIAYLMGLALGVHLLSLLALPVVALIIYFKKFRVTPITFTGVVAISGAVFLAIYLGVVKGLPALANAYSFKAVFIAIAGLYIFTYWSIKNGRKILSLSLMAAVLLTIGYSTYALIYVRANANPSINENDPSNTQRLVSYLNREQYGDAPFFDRKRWKPRAASKYTGELDYFWNYQIKRMYIRYFNWQFVGRGFSEVDAGKFYALPFMLGLFGAFHHYKRDPKGSFIVLTLFFMTGLAIVLYLNQEDPQPRERDYSYIGSFMAYSIWIGIGATGLLNSLVKYIHDKRTQMYSSGALAALLFFIVPFNMMAKNYKEHDRSGNYVAWDYSYNILATTEPDAVIFTNGDNDTFPVWYLQEVEGIRKDVRVVNLSLLNTPWYIKQLRDNEPRVPISLTDAQIDGMFLRQWPKEGRKVAIAGPADDEGNPTSFEWKVNPTVNTSRFSALRIQDLMILHILEQNSWRKPIYFAVTVSPDNKLGLERFLRMDGLAFRVLSASSIPMNPDGTPQRKEPLYSELIDPLKIEENLVKNYKYRNLDNPDVYINPNIKKLLQNYRSAFLQLGYRYMFEGNKSKLAGLLASMEKVMPESVIAINSKMAQLQIGAMEKEAGFPEKMRVRLEKLISDPRNTFNEKMVFGSYYLRDLEDYTTSANIFSELVSEQPNSGRAVGMLVSAYELGNEYESAVDVLREWLVSYPADSDARLRMNEIQAKIKTTEESVSGDNP